The Brassica oleracea var. oleracea cultivar TO1000 chromosome C6, BOL, whole genome shotgun sequence genome includes a region encoding these proteins:
- the LOC106298672 gene encoding MLP-like protein 34 has protein sequence MAEAATTKASTLVGKLETDVEIKASAGKFHHMFAGRPHHVSKASPGKIKACDLHEGDWGKVGSIVYWNYVHDGEAKVAKERIEAVEPEKNLITFRVIEGDLMKEYKSFLITIQVTPKHGGPGSIVHWHLEYEKISDEVAHPETLLQFCVEVSEEIDEHLLSEE, from the exons ATGGCTGAGGCGGCAACAACCAAGGCGTCTACTTTGGTCGGGAAGCTTGAGACAGACGTGGAGATCAAAGCTTCCGCTGGAAAGTTTCATCACATGTTCGCCGGGAGACCACACCATGTCTCCAAGGCATCTCCAGGCAAAATTAAAGCTTGTGATCTTCATGAAGGTGACTGGGGAAAAGTCGGTTCTATCGTCTACTGGAACTACGTTCATG ATGGAGAGGCAAAGGTGGCAAAGGAGAGGATCGAGGCAGTGGAACCGGAAAAGAACTTGATCACGTTCAGGGTTATAGAAGGTGATCTGATGAAAGAGTACAAAAGCTTCTTGATCACGATCCAGGTGACCCCTAAGCATGGGGGACCAGGGAGTATTGTGCACTGGCACCTTGAGTATGAGAAGATTAGCGACGAGGTTGCTCATCCCGAGACTCTCCTCCAGTTCTGTGTTGAAGTCTCCGAAGAGATCGACGAACATCTCTTGTCTGAGGAATAG